A region from the Acyrthosiphon pisum isolate AL4f chromosome A1, pea_aphid_22Mar2018_4r6ur, whole genome shotgun sequence genome encodes:
- the LOC100167836 gene encoding uncharacterized protein LOC100167836 isoform X2 produces the protein MVKSCCVPGCTTGNALYVKQQKSSGLRNKSLFKPPKNAELFAKWVKAIPRKDKVLSESSYVCELHFEEDDVLIYDETILLDGTVNIIKRIRPLLKTGAVPCIFPNLPFNSTKHNNKRKPPTERFLYIGKNKSKLIPYLKENLNQLEKPDSKWMFELKDDEVELVRWNRGSSKKITISNDLIVKIFFSDIEILFDHIINTILLSMNETNELLKYIHSLIECKGIMTTENNITRRSITCKGYVEIRLGQRGPKSNYCFDCRVARKKMADSLRKKVLKLENKIQEK, from the exons atggtTAAGTCTTGTTGTGTACCAGGGTGTACTACTGGTAACGCTCTGTATGTCAAACAACAAAAATCAAGTGGGTTaagaaataaaagtttatttaagcCACCCAAA AATGCAGAGCTTTTTGCAAAATGGGTTAAAGCTATACCCCGAAAAGATAAAGTTCTCTCAGAAAGTTCTTATGTATGTGAATTGCATTTTGAAGAGGATGATGTTCTAATATATGACGAGACTATTTTATTGGATGGAAcagtcaatataataaaaagaatcagACCTTTATTAAAAACAGGAGCAGTTCCATGCATATTTCCTAACCTACCATTTAATTCAACAAAACACAACAATAAGAGAAAACCTCCTACAGAAAGGTTTTTATacattggaaaaaataaatctaaactaATTCCG tatttaaaagaAAACCTTAATCAATTAGAAAAACCCGATAGTAAATGGATGTTTGAATTAAAAGATGATGAAGTAGAGCTTGTGAGATGGAATCGTGGatcttcaaaaaaaataacaatttcaaatgaCTTAATAGTAAAA attttttttagtgatattgaaattttatttgatcacattattaatacaattttattgagcATGAATGAAACAAATgagttattgaaatatatacattCTTTAATAGAATGTAAAGGAATAATGacaacagaaaataatattaccag ACGGTCTATTACATGCAAGGGTTATGTTGAAATACGTCTAGGGCAACGTGGACCCAAgagtaattattgttttgactgCAGAGTAGCTCGAAAAAAAATGGCTGATAGTTTGAGAAAAAAGGTACTTAAACTTGAAAATAAGATTCAAGAAAAATAG
- the LOC100167836 gene encoding uncharacterized protein LOC100167836 isoform X1: MVKSCCVPGCTTGNALYVKQQKSSGLRNKSLFKPPKNAELFAKWVKAIPRKDKVLSESSYVCELHFEEDDVLIYDETILLDGTVNIIKRIRPLLKTGAVPCIFPNLPFNSTKHNNKRKPPTERFLYIGKNKSKLIPACSDTSEMQCSENINQQFSFQYLKENLNQLEKPDSKWMFELKDDEVELVRWNRGSSKKITISNDLIVKIFFSDIEILFDHIINTILLSMNETNELLKYIHSLIECKGIMTTENNITRRSITCKGYVEIRLGQRGPKSNYCFDCRVARKKMADSLRKKVLKLENKIQEK, encoded by the exons atggtTAAGTCTTGTTGTGTACCAGGGTGTACTACTGGTAACGCTCTGTATGTCAAACAACAAAAATCAAGTGGGTTaagaaataaaagtttatttaagcCACCCAAA AATGCAGAGCTTTTTGCAAAATGGGTTAAAGCTATACCCCGAAAAGATAAAGTTCTCTCAGAAAGTTCTTATGTATGTGAATTGCATTTTGAAGAGGATGATGTTCTAATATATGACGAGACTATTTTATTGGATGGAAcagtcaatataataaaaagaatcagACCTTTATTAAAAACAGGAGCAGTTCCATGCATATTTCCTAACCTACCATTTAATTCAACAAAACACAACAATAAGAGAAAACCTCCTACAGAAAGGTTTTTATacattggaaaaaataaatctaaactaATTCCGGCATGTTCTGATACGAGTGAAATGCAATGCTCTGAAAATATCAACCAACAATTTtcttttcagtatttaaaagaAAACCTTAATCAATTAGAAAAACCCGATAGTAAATGGATGTTTGAATTAAAAGATGATGAAGTAGAGCTTGTGAGATGGAATCGTGGatcttcaaaaaaaataacaatttcaaatgaCTTAATAGTAAAA attttttttagtgatattgaaattttatttgatcacattattaatacaattttattgagcATGAATGAAACAAATgagttattgaaatatatacattCTTTAATAGAATGTAAAGGAATAATGacaacagaaaataatattaccag ACGGTCTATTACATGCAAGGGTTATGTTGAAATACGTCTAGGGCAACGTGGACCCAAgagtaattattgttttgactgCAGAGTAGCTCGAAAAAAAATGGCTGATAGTTTGAGAAAAAAGGTACTTAAACTTGAAAATAAGATTCAAGAAAAATAG